A section of the Triticum dicoccoides isolate Atlit2015 ecotype Zavitan chromosome 7A, WEW_v2.0, whole genome shotgun sequence genome encodes:
- the LOC119331477 gene encoding protein WHAT'S THIS FACTOR 1 homolog, chloroplastic-like: protein MARWSSPKDPALEAALRRNRRWIVNNQIKRLLLRFPSRSAPVRLLQSRFKTLDLLGRAANWLRKYPSCFELFTGEGPAGSGGELCFGFTKRMAELVDAEEAAVTASEPAMADRLARVLMLTRGRRLPVSKLAALRGPLGLPDDYLLRILPAHTDLFRLANPYPHRRNAAELELLRWVPSRTVSAIEAAASASNSLPRFTCSLPSSWAKSHDKMEDFNATPYISPYSEDGAVPGTDAQAEKRAVAVVHELLSLTLWKKISVMKLEHFRWEFGLPEDTARMLLRHSCLFYVSNRYKIHTAVLREGYEGSELRVKDRVVAAKDRLGELMQEGLHEFNQRRRAVNLEKKRRKGEVDVKKEEEELEDEAGALLDSAEKREERRRFYKVLFGDDNR, encoded by the coding sequence ATGGCGCGGTGGTCGTCTCCGAAGGACCCGGCTCTGGAGGCGGCCCTCCGCCGCAACCGGCGCTGGATCGTGAACAACCAGATCAAGCGTCTCCTCCTCCGCTTCCCGTCCCGCTCCGCCCCCGTCCGCCTCCTCCAGTCCCGCTTCAAGACGCTCGACCTCCTCGGCCGCGCCGCCAACTGGCTCCGCAAGTATCCCTCCTGCTTCGAGCTCTTCACCGGCGAAGGCCCGGCCGGGAGCGGCGGGGAGCTCTGCTTCGGCTTCACCAAGCGGATGGCGGAGCTCGTCGACGCCGAGGAGGCCGCCGTCACCGCGTCCGAGCCGGCCATGGCCGACCGCCTCGCGCGCGTCCTCATGCTCACCCGCGGGCGCCGCCTCCCCGTCTCCAAGCTCGCCGCGCTGCGCGGCCCGCTCGGCCTCCCCGACGACTACCTTCTCCGCATCCTCCCCGCCCACACCGATCTCTTCCGCCTCGCCAACCCGTACCCTCACCGCCGCAATGCCGCAGAGCTGGAGCTGCTCCGGTGGGTCCCTTCCCGCACGGTCTCTGCCATCGAGGCCGCTGCCTCGGCGAGCAACTCCCTCCCGCGGTTCACCTGCTCGTTGCCGTCCTCTTGGGCCAAGTCCCACGACAAGATGGAGGACTTCAACGCCACACCCTACATTTCGCCCTACTCGGAGGACGGGGCAGTGCCTGGCACAGACGCACAGGCTGAGAAGCGTGCCGTGGCTGTGGTTCACGAGCTTCTTTCGCTCACCTTGTGGAAGAAGATTTCGGTTATGAAGCTAGAGCACTTCAGATGGGAGTTTGGGCTGCCAGAAGACACAGCTAGGATGCTGCTCCGGCATTCTTGCCTCTTCTATGTGTCGAATCGGTATAAGATTCACACGGCGGTGCTCCGTGAGGGTTACGAGGGGTCTGAGCTGAGGGTGAAGgatcgagtggtggcagcaaaggaTAGACTCGGGGAACTGATGCAGGAGGGTCTGCACGAATTTAATCAGCGTCGACGTGCTGTGAATttggagaagaagaggaggaaaggTGAAGTTGATGTGAAGAAGGAAGAAGAGGAGCTCGAAGATGAGGCAGGGGCACTGTTGGATAGTGCGGAGAAGAGGGAGGAAAGACGGAGGTTTTACAAGGTGTTGTTTGGTGATGATAACCGGTGA